A DNA window from Mobula hypostoma chromosome 3, sMobHyp1.1, whole genome shotgun sequence contains the following coding sequences:
- the hspb3 gene encoding heat shock protein beta-3 has protein sequence MEEGIVRHWTATPVRYQHKLTGRDLTECKLDHWLFALPGPAIRTERENELSVREKPKSVESTEAAQLFQIMLDVVQFRPEDIIIQVFEGWLIIRAQHGRRMDEHGFISRSFTRQYLLPDGVQSKDLSAMLCHDGILVVETKS, from the coding sequence ATGGAAGAAGGAATTGTAAGGCACTGGACTGCTACGCCTGTTCGCTACCAGCACAAATTGACAGGACGAGATCTCACAGAATGCAAACTAGATCACTGGCTATTTGCCCTACCAGGCCCAGCaataaggacagagagagagaatgaacttTCTGTCAGAGAAAAGCCAAAGTCAGTGGAATCCACAGAGGCTGCACAGCTATTTCAAATCATGTTGGATGTCGTTCAGTTCCGTCCTGAAGATATCATCATTCAAGTGTTTGAAGGGTGGCTTATCATCAGGGCACAGCATGGACGAAGAATGGATGAACATGGTTTTATTTCAAGGAGTTTTACAAGGCAGTATCTGCTACCTGATGGTGTGCAGTCAAAAGATCTTTCTGCTATGTTATGTCACGATGGCATTTTGGTAGTGGAAACAAAATCTTAG